From Haloglomus litoreum, the proteins below share one genomic window:
- a CDS encoding DNA primase large subunit PriL produces the protein MQRLHARYPFLNAAREAVEAADVDLVALVQEGGPAVERGVERVRRALLEGTAESEERLGARAELLSYPVARVLVSLIDAPGATEKYARAEAALAQRRFTADFQEERSLQSGGETLSLQQLLADFDLSGDVRPTGDGRFDVAVAAYLRLSSGLDGEGWRLVRRTLRDGTVPVSSDELETLLREAVRERVADGLPLSVPDPIEEALSEEVGRLRTAVADADPPRSFADFAVEALPPCVDALIDRARDGEDLPDNSRFALVGFLAAFETLDAHDIAAIAGLDDPERVRYQLQRLRDDRGVAFAPPSCATMQAYGDCVDQDDLCAEIAHPLSYYSRRTADEAGEGGGDDEAAAD, from the coding sequence GTGCAACGGCTCCACGCGCGCTACCCGTTCCTGAACGCCGCTCGCGAGGCTGTCGAGGCTGCGGACGTGGACCTCGTCGCCCTCGTGCAGGAGGGCGGCCCGGCGGTCGAGCGCGGCGTCGAGCGGGTGCGGCGCGCGCTGCTGGAGGGGACCGCCGAGAGCGAGGAGCGCCTCGGTGCGCGCGCGGAACTGCTCTCGTACCCGGTCGCGCGCGTGCTCGTCTCGCTCATCGACGCGCCCGGCGCGACCGAGAAGTACGCCCGCGCCGAGGCCGCGCTCGCCCAGCGCCGCTTCACCGCCGACTTCCAGGAGGAGCGCTCGCTCCAGAGCGGCGGCGAGACCCTCTCGCTCCAGCAGCTGCTCGCGGATTTCGACCTCTCGGGCGACGTGCGGCCGACGGGCGACGGCCGGTTCGACGTGGCCGTGGCGGCCTACCTCCGCCTCTCCAGCGGCCTCGACGGCGAGGGGTGGCGGCTCGTCCGTCGGACGCTGCGCGACGGCACCGTGCCCGTCTCCAGCGACGAACTGGAGACGCTCCTGCGCGAGGCCGTCCGCGAGCGGGTCGCCGACGGCCTCCCGCTTTCCGTCCCCGACCCTATCGAGGAGGCGCTGAGCGAGGAGGTCGGGCGGCTCCGCACGGCCGTCGCGGACGCCGATCCACCGCGCTCGTTCGCCGACTTCGCGGTGGAGGCACTCCCGCCCTGCGTGGACGCGCTCATCGACCGCGCCCGCGACGGCGAGGACCTGCCCGACAACTCCCGGTTCGCGCTGGTGGGCTTCCTGGCGGCGTTCGAGACCCTCGACGCCCACGACATCGCCGCCATCGCGGGCCTCGACGACCCCGAACGGGTGCGCTACCAGCTCCAGCGCCTGCGCGACGACCGCGGCGTCGCCTTCGCGCCCCCCTCCTGTGCGACGATGCAGGCCTACGGTGACTGCGTCGACCAGGACGACCTCTGTGCGGAGATCGCGCACCCGCTGTCGTACTACTCGCGGCGGACGGCCGACGAGGCCGGGGAGGGAGGCGGTGACGACGAGGCCGCCGCGGACTGA
- the htpX gene encoding zinc metalloprotease HtpX, with amino-acid sequence MDWKTDWGLRGRMFLTMFLLFALYIVFIGVLAALDVGLFAIVGFMALFSLGQFFFSDKLALYSMGAKEVSEEEYPELHAMVTRLSQQADLPKPKVAVADSRVPNAFATGRSQKSSAVAVTTGLMRRLDEEELEGVMAHELAHIKNRDVMVMTIASFLSTIAFLVVRFGWWFGGGRNRNGGVFVAIFASLIVWIVSFLLIRALSRYREFAADRGGAAITGKPAALASALLTIDGSMDQVPKEDLRDQSEMNAFFIIPIRSGVVGRLFSTHPSTEKRVEALRELEREMET; translated from the coding sequence ATGGACTGGAAGACCGACTGGGGACTGCGGGGGCGCATGTTCCTGACGATGTTCCTGCTGTTCGCCCTCTACATCGTCTTCATCGGCGTTCTCGCGGCCCTCGACGTCGGCCTGTTCGCCATCGTCGGGTTCATGGCACTGTTCTCGCTCGGGCAGTTCTTCTTCAGCGACAAACTGGCGCTGTACTCGATGGGCGCGAAGGAGGTGAGCGAGGAGGAGTACCCCGAACTGCACGCGATGGTGACCCGGCTCTCACAGCAGGCCGACCTCCCGAAGCCGAAGGTCGCGGTGGCCGACTCTCGAGTGCCCAACGCCTTCGCGACGGGACGCTCGCAGAAATCCAGCGCCGTCGCCGTCACGACCGGCCTCATGCGCCGCCTCGACGAGGAGGAACTGGAGGGCGTGATGGCCCACGAACTCGCGCACATCAAGAACCGCGACGTGATGGTGATGACCATCGCCTCGTTCCTCTCGACCATCGCGTTCCTCGTGGTCCGCTTCGGCTGGTGGTTCGGCGGCGGCCGGAACCGCAACGGCGGCGTCTTCGTCGCCATCTTCGCGTCGCTGATCGTCTGGATCGTTTCCTTCCTCCTCATCCGGGCGCTCTCGCGCTACCGCGAGTTCGCCGCCGACCGCGGCGGCGCGGCCATCACCGGCAAGCCCGCAGCGCTCGCCTCGGCGCTGCTGACCATCGACGGCTCGATGGACCAGGTGCCCAAAGAGGACCTCCGCGACCAGTCGGAGATGAACGCGTTCTTCATCATCCCCATCCGCTCGGGCGTGGTCGGGCGGCTGTTCAGCACGCACCCATCGACCGAGAAGCGTGTCGAGGCGCTCCGGGAGCTGGAACGGGAGATGGAGACGTAG
- a CDS encoding rubrerythrin family protein — MPAVREANKTELSRLGSSKALYALTAGEMEPDAVLTAMADDHAAAAETYEGWAAADDAADLFGAAAEAEQDAYDTVAGELDAHEPGEAPDLYAAMGSAETGIERLGAFVGRTLVAKAHRSQATGFFTGQADPGTASTFRGLGSDLEDHLADAVDALDALADDDDDWELAEAAANEVIGAAYEDYFSTLEGMGVNPKPVC; from the coding sequence GTGCCGGCCGTTCGCGAGGCGAACAAGACCGAGCTCTCCCGGCTGGGCTCCTCGAAGGCGCTGTACGCGCTTACGGCGGGCGAGATGGAGCCCGACGCCGTGCTGACGGCGATGGCCGACGACCACGCCGCCGCCGCCGAGACGTACGAGGGCTGGGCGGCGGCCGACGACGCGGCCGACCTCTTCGGGGCGGCGGCCGAGGCCGAGCAGGACGCCTACGATACGGTCGCGGGCGAACTCGACGCCCACGAACCGGGCGAGGCGCCGGACCTGTACGCCGCGATGGGGAGCGCCGAGACGGGCATCGAGCGGCTGGGCGCGTTCGTCGGCCGGACCCTCGTCGCGAAGGCGCACCGCTCGCAGGCGACCGGCTTCTTCACGGGCCAGGCCGACCCGGGGACCGCGAGCACGTTCCGGGGCCTCGGGAGCGACCTCGAGGACCACCTCGCCGACGCCGTGGACGCGCTGGACGCCCTCGCCGACGATGACGACGACTGGGAGCTGGCCGAGGCCGCCGCGAACGAGGTCATCGGTGCGGCCTACGAAGACTACTTCTCGACGCTGGAGGGGATGGGCGTCAACCCGAAGCCCGTCTGCTGA
- the pspAB gene encoding PspA-associated protein PspAB: MGLLDTLREALGMRAEADATRRANPDDLFGMSTAYVTMEADLDYRSTGDAALCFSGVDSTDFTAAVRAIEDILAAGEEETGTAFDVRTDGKGYEWVVLHDDDPEDLVTSIHFAADELSERGFGSRLLAAVFAFEPLDSLGDSDHTAYWLYSFRRGAYYPFVPDPDGKKERLGRVERKLETVLDGELEVEAEKEYWYPLWPQSGRHPWE, translated from the coding sequence ATGGGACTCCTCGATACGCTCCGCGAGGCACTGGGGATGCGCGCCGAGGCCGACGCCACCCGCCGCGCGAACCCGGACGACCTGTTCGGGATGTCCACCGCGTACGTGACGATGGAGGCCGACCTCGACTACCGCTCGACGGGCGACGCGGCGCTCTGTTTCTCCGGCGTCGACTCGACGGACTTCACCGCCGCCGTCCGGGCCATCGAGGACATCCTCGCCGCGGGCGAGGAGGAGACCGGCACGGCGTTCGACGTGCGCACCGACGGGAAGGGGTACGAGTGGGTCGTCCTCCACGACGACGACCCCGAAGACCTCGTGACGAGCATCCACTTCGCCGCGGACGAACTCTCCGAGCGGGGCTTCGGCTCGCGACTCCTGGCCGCCGTCTTCGCGTTCGAACCGCTGGACAGCCTCGGCGACAGCGACCACACCGCCTACTGGCTCTACTCCTTCCGCCGGGGCGCGTACTACCCGTTCGTCCCGGACCCCGACGGCAAGAAGGAGCGGCTGGGGCGGGTCGAGCGGAAACTGGAGACGGTGCTGGACGGGGAACTCGAGGTGGAAGCCGAGAAGGAGTACTGGTACCCGCTGTGGCCCCAGTCGGGACGACATCCGTGGGAGTGA
- a CDS encoding GIDE domain-containing protein, protein MAPLAPLPLQAVPLPVAAIFGGIGLVLVGLALREVWLAVRYRSRRPTPVGDLSEASGTISVTGIARRADDLVTAPITRRDCLAYGWRVTDLRTVRGFDGSIETRTSEVGRGRDSVPFVVEDETGSVRVDPEGAEFRLAEEWVADPEGDPVDRADVLAGLGSLGGEARARRYYESRLDEGETVTVRGRVTTDDSLAASRLGVRITGGGIVVEDATPGAAARRAVRRALYSGLSGLFMLVVLAFLLGWLP, encoded by the coding sequence ATGGCACCGCTCGCGCCGCTCCCGCTCCAGGCCGTCCCGCTCCCGGTCGCTGCCATCTTCGGGGGCATCGGTCTCGTTCTCGTCGGCCTCGCGCTCCGCGAGGTCTGGCTGGCCGTCCGCTACCGCTCGCGCCGGCCGACGCCCGTCGGTGACCTCTCCGAGGCCTCGGGGACGATCTCGGTCACCGGCATCGCCCGCCGGGCCGACGACCTCGTGACGGCGCCCATCACGCGCCGGGACTGTCTCGCGTACGGCTGGCGGGTGACGGACCTCCGCACGGTTCGGGGGTTCGACGGCTCCATCGAGACGCGCACCAGCGAGGTGGGCCGGGGTCGCGACTCCGTACCGTTCGTCGTCGAGGACGAGACCGGTAGCGTCCGCGTCGACCCCGAGGGAGCGGAGTTCCGGCTCGCGGAGGAGTGGGTGGCCGACCCCGAGGGCGACCCGGTCGACCGCGCGGACGTGCTCGCCGGGCTCGGCTCGCTGGGCGGCGAGGCCCGCGCCCGCCGGTACTACGAGTCACGGCTGGACGAGGGGGAGACGGTGACCGTCCGCGGGCGCGTGACGACCGACGACTCGCTGGCCGCCAGTCGACTCGGCGTCCGCATCACAGGTGGCGGTATCGTCGTCGAGGACGCCACGCCCGGCGCCGCCGCCCGGCGCGCGGTGCGGCGCGCGCTCTACTCGGGGCTCTCGGGGCTGTTCATGCTGGTCGTGCTGGCGTTCCTGCTCGGCTGGCTCCCCTGA
- a CDS encoding AAA family ATPase — MDFADASQRATEVVESVSDVVVTRRSFVETVVTGVVAGGHVLLEDVPGTGKTLTGRALATALGLEFSRVQFTPDLLPADVTGSYVFNERDREFEFNPGPVFGNVVLADEINRAPPKTQAALLEAMEESQVTVDGETHALPDPFVVIATMNPIEQEGTFPLPEAQIDRFHLKSSIGYPDPDREVEILDRRAERDADTPTAWQVLTPDDVRELQAVPERVTVDPDLRTYMTRLAQASRQHPQVDVGVSPRGTQRLFELARAHAVVQGRDYTTPDDVREVAQPTMGHRLVLTADARVNEVSRATIVDEVLDEVPVPTVQR, encoded by the coding sequence ATGGACTTCGCGGACGCGAGCCAGCGCGCGACCGAGGTGGTGGAGTCGGTCTCGGACGTGGTGGTCACCCGCCGGTCGTTCGTCGAGACGGTCGTGACGGGGGTCGTCGCCGGCGGACACGTGCTGCTGGAGGACGTGCCGGGGACGGGCAAGACCCTGACCGGGCGGGCGCTCGCCACGGCGCTGGGGCTGGAGTTCTCGCGGGTGCAGTTCACGCCGGACCTCCTCCCGGCGGACGTGACCGGGTCGTACGTCTTCAACGAGCGCGACCGGGAGTTCGAGTTCAACCCCGGCCCCGTCTTCGGCAACGTGGTGCTGGCCGACGAGATCAACCGCGCGCCGCCGAAGACCCAGGCCGCGCTGCTGGAGGCGATGGAGGAGAGCCAGGTCACGGTCGACGGCGAGACGCACGCCCTGCCGGACCCGTTCGTCGTCATCGCGACGATGAATCCCATCGAGCAGGAGGGGACTTTCCCGCTCCCCGAGGCACAGATCGACCGCTTCCACCTCAAATCGAGCATCGGCTACCCGGACCCGGACCGCGAGGTAGAGATCCTGGACCGCCGGGCCGAGCGCGACGCCGACACGCCGACCGCGTGGCAGGTCCTCACCCCGGACGACGTGCGCGAACTGCAGGCGGTGCCCGAGCGCGTCACCGTCGACCCCGACCTCCGGACGTACATGACACGGCTCGCACAGGCGAGCCGACAGCACCCGCAGGTCGACGTCGGCGTCTCGCCGCGCGGGACCCAGCGGCTGTTCGAACTCGCGCGCGCCCACGCCGTCGTCCAGGGCCGTGACTACACCACCCCCGACGACGTCCGCGAGGTCGCCCAGCCGACGATGGGCCACCGGCTGGTCCTCACCGCCGACGCGCGGGTGAACGAGGTATCACGCGCGACCATCGTCGACGAGGTGCTGGACGAGGTGCCGGTACCGACGGTGCAGCGGTGA